One Miscanthus floridulus cultivar M001 chromosome 11, ASM1932011v1, whole genome shotgun sequence DNA window includes the following coding sequences:
- the LOC136494397 gene encoding pentatricopeptide repeat-containing protein At5g66500, mitochondrial-like, translating to MARAPRPSPVPTLLRLLSSHPSLSAAAHAALLKSCSLSSPVPIAATALLTAYANAGLPSAASRLFDEMPARDAVAWNALLACLVCHARPGAAAAAFRGMAASGLPPTAATLCTLLKACAASRAARPGRQLHARGVVSCHADADVIMATALVDLYMSCGLVEDAMRVFVLTKCPKDAALHNALLSGCVENGWFSDAFSMLRRQTELNGISLTSALTACAATANLAYGMQVHCKALRGGFDSDTIICNALIDMYAKCGRATAAGMVFDRMATRNVVSWSSMIDAYGRHGHGVDSLDLFKLMEKAAPMVLPNAITFLAVLSACGHSGLVDEAQSMLHLMKSKYGIDPQPEHYACLIDMLGRTGRIDEAWNLYCSLTASRNKSSSAVCVAMLNACRANMDAVRGKKVAVRMLEVDPRNPGIQVLISNFHAAMRQWSESIESRRLIVDKGLRKEAASSHVSFG from the coding sequence ATGGCGCGTGCTCCGCGGCCGTCTCCGGTGCCCACCCTGCTCCGCCTCCTCTCCTCCCACCCCTCCCTCTCCGCCGCCGCCCACGCCGCCCTACTCAAGTCCTGCTCGCTCTCCAGCCCCGTCCCGATCGCTGCCACCGCCCTCCTCACCGCCTACGCGAACGCCGGACTCCCGAGCGCCGCGTCCCGCCTGTTCGACGAAATGCCCGCGCGGGACGCCGTCGCGTGGAACGCGCTTCTCGCCTGCCTCGTCTGCCACGCGCGCCCCGGGGCGGCCGCCGCGGCCTTCCGGGGCATGGCCGCCTCCGGGCTCCCGCCCACGGCCGCCACGCTCTGCACCCTACTCAAGGCGTGCGCCGCTTCGCGTGCCGCCCGCCCCGGCCGCCAGCTCCACGCGCGGGGCGTCGTCTCGTgccacgccgacgccgacgtcataATGGCCACCGCGCTCGTCGATCTCTACATGAGCTGTGGTCTCGTCGAGGACGCCATGAGGGTGTTTGTGCTCACGAAGTGCCCAAAGGATGCCGCCCTGCACAACGCTCTTCTCTCAGGTTGTGTGGAGAACGGCTGGTTCAGCGACGCCTTCTCGATGCTGAGGCGGCAGACAGAGCTCAATGGGATCTCGCTGACCTCTGCTCTCACGGCCTGCGCAGCGACAGCCAACTTGGCTTATGGTATGCAGGTGCATTGCAAGGCTCTCCGTGGTGGGTTTGATTCTGACACCATTATATGCAATGCGCTTATTGACATGTATGCAAAATGTGGGAGGGCAACGGCTGCAGGTATGGTATTCGACCGGATGGCTACCAGAAATGTGGTCTCCTGGTCAAGTATGATTGACGCTTACGGTCGCCATGGACATGGTGTGGATTCTTTGGATTTGTTTAAGCTAATGGAGAAAGCTGCACCAATGGTCTTGCCAAATGCTATCACATTTCTGGCGGTTCTGTCAGCCTGCGGACACTCTGGCCTGGTGGATGAAGCTCAGTCCATGCTGCATTTGATGAAGAGCAAGTACGGGATTGATCCACAACCAGAGCACTACGCATGTCTAATAGACATGCTAGGACGTACAGGCCGTATTGACGAGGCTTGGAATCTATATTGTAGTCTAACTGCAAGTCGAAATAAGTCTTCCAGTGCCGTCTGTGTCGCGATGCTGAATGCCTGCAGAGCAAACATGGATGCTGTAAGAGGAAAGAAGGTGGCTGTGCGCATGCTGGAGGTTGACCCACGAAATCCTGGGATTCAAGTGTTGATATCAAATTTTCATGCTGCTATGAGACAATGGTCTGAATCAATTGAATCGCGGAGGCTTATAGTGGACAAGGGTCTCAGGAAAGAAGCAGCTAGCAGTCATGTCTCTTTTGGCTAA